One Sphingomonas sp. SUN039 genomic window carries:
- a CDS encoding transglutaminase family protein — MRYRIRHETRFTYATPVRFARCNLRLKPILWSGQTLVDHDLSVEPNGELTLARADASLANVTRLVIPDAVTRLKIVSTAHVDVERGVPFPSPDDPDVATVARLARASRDVSANGPTNYLFASPMVELSPEIADWCAQELDPGRSIMDAAIGLAQRIQREFDYDPDATHTATRPAEAFAHRHGVCQDFAQVMIAGLRAHGIPAAYASGYLRTIPPPGEARLVGADATHAWVLVWCGPQRGWEGVDPTNGIWMAGDHIVIAIGRDYSEIAPIDGVFLGTGAQTMTVSVDVAPEEELALGG, encoded by the coding sequence ATGAGGTACCGCATCCGCCACGAAACGCGGTTCACCTATGCCACGCCGGTGCGCTTTGCGCGCTGCAATCTGCGCCTGAAGCCGATCCTGTGGTCGGGGCAGACGCTCGTCGATCACGATCTGTCGGTCGAGCCCAATGGCGAACTCACGCTGGCGCGCGCCGATGCGTCGCTGGCGAACGTTACCCGGCTGGTCATTCCCGATGCAGTGACGCGACTGAAGATCGTCAGTACCGCGCATGTCGATGTCGAACGCGGGGTGCCGTTCCCGTCGCCCGACGATCCCGATGTGGCGACTGTCGCCCGCTTGGCCCGCGCCAGCCGCGATGTCAGCGCGAACGGCCCGACGAACTATCTCTTCGCCAGCCCGATGGTCGAACTCTCCCCCGAAATCGCCGACTGGTGCGCGCAGGAACTGGACCCCGGCCGGTCGATCATGGATGCCGCCATCGGCCTAGCCCAGCGCATCCAGCGCGAATTCGATTACGATCCCGACGCGACACATACGGCGACGCGGCCTGCCGAGGCCTTCGCGCACCGCCACGGCGTGTGCCAGGATTTCGCACAGGTGATGATCGCCGGACTACGCGCCCACGGCATTCCGGCGGCCTATGCCTCGGGCTATCTCCGCACCATTCCACCGCCCGGCGAAGCGCGGCTGGTCGGCGCCGACGCGACGCACGCCTGGGTGCTGGTGTGGTGCGGGCCGCAGCGTGGCTGGGAAGGGGTAGATCCCACCAACGGCATCTGGATGGCGGGCGACCATATCGTCATCGCCATCGGCCGCGATTATTCGGAAATCGCCCCCATCGACGGCGTGTTTCTCGGCACCGGTGCACAGACGATGACGGTGTCGGTCGATGTGGCACCGGAAGAGGAACTGGCGCTGGGTGGATAG
- a CDS encoding trimeric intracellular cation channel family protein has protein sequence MIELLDLFGIAVFAASGALAAARAGQTLVTFAFFALVTGVGGGTVRDLLIGAPVFWVHDWRVPAVCLATALAIWVLPRRLWPERAVDWFDAAGLAVYAVFGAAKALSLGVPPLPAVMMGVITACVGGIIRDVLAGVPSILLRPEIYVTAAALAAGLFTGLTVAGAGVPVAAASGAVAGFALRALAIARGWRIPAYRG, from the coding sequence ATGATCGAGTTGCTCGACCTGTTCGGGATCGCGGTCTTCGCCGCCTCGGGCGCGCTGGCGGCGGCGCGGGCGGGGCAGACGCTCGTGACCTTTGCGTTCTTCGCGCTGGTCACCGGCGTCGGCGGCGGGACGGTGCGCGATCTGTTGATCGGCGCGCCGGTGTTCTGGGTGCATGACTGGCGCGTGCCCGCCGTGTGCCTCGCGACCGCGCTGGCGATCTGGGTATTGCCGCGCCGGTTGTGGCCCGAGCGCGCGGTCGACTGGTTCGATGCGGCGGGGCTGGCGGTCTATGCCGTGTTCGGCGCGGCCAAGGCGCTGTCGCTCGGCGTGCCGCCGCTGCCCGCGGTGATGATGGGCGTCATCACCGCCTGCGTCGGGGGCATTATCCGCGACGTACTGGCGGGCGTGCCGTCGATCCTGTTGCGGCCGGAGATTTATGTGACGGCGGCGGCGCTGGCGGCGGGGCTGTTCACGGGGCTGACGGTGGCGGGAGCCGGGGTGCCCGTGGCGGCGGCAAGCGGAGCCGTGGCCGGGTTCGCGCTGCGTGCGCTCGCCATTGCGCGCGGGTGGCGCATTCCAGCTTATCGGGGCTGA
- a CDS encoding type II toxin-antitoxin system Phd/YefM family antitoxin, with translation MIHVSSSDLRKNLAHYMDRAEADRDPILVTRQGSEPVVILAHSEFESMMETLYLRRSPANAAWLDASIAEIEAGNVVEFKLPQD, from the coding sequence ATGATCCACGTCTCGTCCTCCGATCTTCGCAAGAACCTCGCGCATTACATGGACCGCGCCGAGGCGGATCGCGACCCGATCCTCGTCACGCGGCAGGGGTCCGAACCCGTCGTCATCCTCGCGCACAGCGAGTTCGAATCGATGATGGAAACGCTGTATCTACGCCGCAGCCCCGCCAATGCGGCTTGGCTCGACGCGAGCATTGCAGAGATCGAAGCGGGCAATGTTGTGGAATTTAAGTTGCCACAAGATTGA
- a CDS encoding circularly permuted type 2 ATP-grasp protein, with amino-acid sequence MAVASAKPHPADSMAQALDLLADYRTRVMRGDAALGDDAVWAPMLAEVAEASGGDLKALRLRAERQADDIGTSFRVAGEDEERRWPLSPLPLMIGEREWRGIADGIAQRAELMELLLADIYGAQRLVGNGLVPAALLNGSPNFLRPMVGLTPQGGHHLQVYAADLGRGPSGEWRVLADHTRNPVGAGYALENRLAVSRVLPGLQGRLHIERLAPFFADLREGIAAACKRSEPRMALLTPGRLNPSYAEQAHLARYLGMLLVEGEDLATHGDRVYLRTIEGFKRVDALWRRVDARLLDPLAFDSHSRIGVAGLIDAIAAGNVVVANAPGAGVLESAAFAAFLPRLSVRMTGEDLRLPNIATWWCGQDDECARVQGALDKMVIAPAFATNPRGLGPKGARLGSDFDAEERAALFADMNLRGVDYVGQEVVKLSTLPTVGADGLEPRPFTLRVFAARDASGAWSVMPGGFARIGAGSDARAIVIGEGAFSTDVAIVADRAVAPMTLMPHADEVAIRRNPGTLPSRVADNLFWLGRYLERAENILALVRGGLGGSADVDGGASLGADTAARLDAMIVASGAAPTGKGTLGTAFGDPSQPSSVASLLHAARGIGAGSRERLSADVWRLLDKSLPEEGPLSQRTAALSERLSALAGLSAENMGRTASWRFLDLGRRLERAIGVCRLLKVFGVDEPTADDLFLLLDLSSSAISYRQRYPGGLAALAVRDLVALDGGNPRSLAFQVEAIAAHLAALPRLADDGMAEPQQVEATALSANLATFAAAALDGHAVQGIENRLMSLSDALGRRFFLRGGEPLRAAGLTLA; translated from the coding sequence ATGGCCGTGGCTAGCGCAAAGCCCCATCCTGCCGATTCGATGGCACAGGCGCTCGATCTTCTCGCGGACTACCGCACCCGCGTCATGCGCGGCGATGCGGCGCTGGGCGACGATGCGGTCTGGGCACCGATGCTCGCCGAAGTCGCCGAGGCGTCGGGTGGCGATTTGAAAGCGCTCCGGCTACGCGCCGAGCGACAGGCCGACGATATCGGTACCAGCTTCCGCGTGGCGGGCGAGGACGAGGAACGCCGCTGGCCGCTGTCGCCTCTGCCGCTGATGATCGGCGAGCGCGAATGGCGCGGCATTGCCGACGGTATTGCCCAGCGCGCCGAACTGATGGAATTGCTGCTCGCCGATATTTACGGCGCGCAGCGGCTCGTCGGCAACGGCCTGGTTCCGGCAGCGCTCCTCAACGGCAGCCCCAATTTCCTGCGTCCGATGGTCGGCCTGACCCCGCAGGGTGGGCATCATCTGCAAGTCTATGCCGCCGATTTGGGGCGTGGTCCCAGCGGCGAGTGGCGGGTACTCGCCGACCACACCCGCAATCCGGTCGGCGCGGGCTATGCGCTCGAAAACCGGCTGGCGGTGTCGCGCGTCCTGCCGGGGTTGCAGGGGCGGCTACATATCGAGCGGCTCGCGCCGTTTTTCGCCGATTTGCGCGAGGGGATTGCGGCGGCGTGCAAACGGTCGGAGCCGCGCATGGCGCTGCTCACCCCCGGACGGCTGAACCCGAGCTATGCCGAACAGGCGCATCTCGCGCGCTATCTCGGCATGTTGCTGGTCGAGGGCGAAGACCTCGCCACCCACGGCGACCGGGTCTATCTGCGGACGATCGAGGGGTTCAAGCGCGTCGATGCGCTGTGGCGGCGGGTCGATGCGCGACTGCTCGATCCGCTCGCGTTCGATTCGCATTCGCGCATCGGCGTCGCGGGGCTGATCGATGCGATTGCGGCGGGCAATGTCGTCGTCGCCAATGCGCCGGGTGCGGGCGTGCTCGAATCGGCGGCGTTCGCAGCGTTCCTGCCGCGCCTGTCGGTGCGGATGACCGGCGAGGATCTGCGCCTGCCCAATATCGCCACCTGGTGGTGCGGGCAGGACGACGAATGCGCGCGGGTACAGGGCGCGCTCGACAAGATGGTGATCGCACCTGCCTTTGCAACGAACCCGCGCGGTCTCGGCCCGAAAGGCGCACGGCTCGGCAGCGATTTCGATGCGGAAGAGCGCGCCGCGTTGTTCGCCGACATGAATTTGCGCGGCGTGGATTATGTCGGGCAGGAAGTGGTCAAGCTCTCGACCCTGCCGACGGTCGGTGCCGACGGCCTCGAACCGCGACCCTTCACTTTGCGCGTGTTTGCGGCGCGCGATGCCAGCGGCGCGTGGAGCGTCATGCCCGGGGGCTTTGCCCGGATCGGCGCGGGCAGCGATGCGCGTGCCATCGTCATCGGCGAAGGGGCGTTCTCGACCGATGTCGCCATCGTTGCCGACCGCGCCGTGGCACCGATGACCCTGATGCCGCACGCCGACGAGGTCGCGATCAGGCGCAACCCCGGCACCCTGCCGTCGCGCGTCGCGGACAATCTGTTCTGGCTGGGGCGCTATCTCGAGCGCGCCGAAAACATTCTTGCACTGGTACGCGGCGGCCTCGGCGGGTCGGCGGACGTCGATGGCGGCGCGTCGCTTGGCGCAGACACCGCGGCGCGGCTCGATGCGATGATCGTGGCGAGCGGTGCGGCGCCGACGGGCAAGGGCACGCTCGGCACCGCCTTTGGCGACCCGTCGCAGCCGTCCAGCGTGGCCAGCCTGCTCCATGCCGCGCGCGGGATCGGCGCGGGATCGCGCGAACGGCTTTCGGCGGATGTCTGGCGGCTCCTCGACAAATCGCTGCCCGAAGAGGGGCCGCTCAGCCAGCGCACGGCGGCCTTGTCCGAACGGCTGTCGGCACTGGCAGGTCTTTCGGCGGAGAATATGGGGCGCACCGCCAGCTGGCGCTTCCTCGACCTCGGTCGCCGCCTCGAACGCGCCATCGGGGTGTGCCGGTTGCTCAAGGTGTTCGGCGTCGACGAGCCGACTGCCGACGATTTGTTTCTGCTGCTCGATCTGTCGTCGAGCGCGATTTCATATCGTCAGCGCTATCCCGGCGGCCTGGCCGCGCTGGCCGTGCGCGATCTCGTCGCGCTCGACGGCGGCAATCCGCGCAGTCTGGCGTTTCAGGTCGAAGCGATCGCCGCGCATCTCGCCGCGTTGCCGCGCCTCGCCGACGACGGCATGGCCGAACCGCAACAGGTCGAGGCGACGGCGCTGTCGGCCAATCTCGCGACCTTTGCGGCAGCAGCGCTCGACGGCCATGCCGTGCAGGGGATCGAAAACCGGCTGATGTCCTTGAGCGATGCGCTCGGCCGTCGCTTCTTCCTGCGTGGCGGGGAGCCGTTGCGGGCAGCCGGACTTACACTCGCGTGA
- a CDS encoding Txe/YoeB family addiction module toxin has translation MKIVLSARAWGQYVAWQADDPKTAARINVMIDDIMRSPFRGIGKPEPLRENWRGWWSRRIDDEHRLIYRVTGAGEDQRLEIAQCRYHY, from the coding sequence TTGAAGATCGTTTTGTCGGCACGCGCTTGGGGTCAGTACGTCGCCTGGCAGGCTGACGATCCCAAAACCGCTGCGCGAATTAACGTCATGATCGACGACATCATGCGCTCGCCCTTTCGCGGCATCGGCAAGCCCGAACCGCTGCGCGAAAACTGGCGGGGCTGGTGGTCGCGCCGGATCGACGACGAACACCGGCTGATCTACCGCGTCACCGGCGCGGGCGAAGATCAGCGGCTCGAAATCGCGCAATGCCGGTATCATTACTGA
- a CDS encoding alpha/beta hydrolase — protein sequence MTPTPPPSKALWAAELPRAVWAFASLLPARAMLDAAPRGDGRPVMLLPGLVNSDRSMTIMRRYLNGLGYRCTGWGLGRNLGNRAIGAGAEKLIAQVEALAREAGEPVTLIGVSLGGIIARFAAHRVPHAVREVITVASPYAGDPRATNVWRAYEWLTGERIDGAATQAQRAEIAQPLPVPATAIWSRSDGLVSGYVCRDPADSGCRALETPGSHMGVQWRPAVLRAIADVLGESARERAPG from the coding sequence ATGACCCCGACCCCGCCGCCAAGCAAAGCCTTGTGGGCCGCCGAACTGCCGCGTGCCGTATGGGCATTCGCGTCGTTGCTGCCCGCCCGCGCGATGCTCGATGCCGCGCCGCGCGGGGACGGGCGGCCGGTGATGCTGTTGCCCGGGCTCGTCAACAGCGACCGGTCGATGACGATCATGCGGCGCTATCTGAACGGGCTGGGTTATCGCTGCACCGGCTGGGGACTGGGGCGCAATCTCGGTAACCGCGCCATCGGGGCGGGGGCCGAGAAACTGATCGCGCAGGTCGAGGCGCTGGCGCGCGAGGCGGGCGAGCCGGTGACGCTGATCGGGGTCAGCCTCGGCGGCATCATCGCGCGTTTTGCGGCGCACCGCGTGCCGCATGCCGTGCGCGAAGTCATCACTGTTGCCTCGCCCTATGCGGGCGATCCGCGCGCGACCAATGTGTGGCGCGCGTATGAATGGCTGACCGGCGAGCGCATCGACGGCGCGGCGACCCAGGCACAACGTGCGGAAATCGCGCAGCCGCTGCCTGTCCCCGCGACCGCGATCTGGAGCCGCAGCGACGGGCTGGTCAGCGGCTATGTGTGCCGCGACCCGGCGGATAGCGGATGCCGCGCCCTCGAAACTCCCGGCAGCCATATGGGGGTGCAATGGCGTCCCGCCGTGCTCCGCGCGATTGCCGATGTGCTGGGCGAGAGCGCGCGGGAGCGCGCGCCGGGATGA
- the fabI gene encoding enoyl-ACP reductase FabI yields MQGKRGLIMGLANDRSLAWGIAKKLSEAGAELAFSYQGEALEKRVRPLAAELGSDFLIDCDVADMGALDTTFDTLAARWPTIDFVVHAIGFSDKNELRGRYYDTSLDNFLMTMNISVYSFVAVAKRAQAMMPNGGSLLTLSYYGAEKVIPHYNVMGVAKAALETSVKYLAVDLGRDNIRVNAISAGPIKTLAASGIGDFRYILKWNELNAPLKRNVTIEDVGGAGLYLCSDLSSGVTGETHYVDAGYQVVGMKAEDAPDMALS; encoded by the coding sequence ATGCAGGGCAAGCGCGGGCTGATCATGGGCCTTGCCAACGACCGCTCGCTGGCTTGGGGCATTGCGAAAAAACTGTCGGAGGCGGGGGCCGAGCTCGCGTTCAGCTATCAGGGCGAGGCGCTGGAGAAGCGCGTGCGCCCGCTGGCCGCCGAACTCGGCAGCGATTTCCTGATCGACTGCGATGTTGCCGACATGGGCGCGCTCGACACCACGTTCGACACGCTGGCGGCGCGGTGGCCGACCATCGATTTCGTCGTCCATGCCATTGGTTTTTCGGACAAGAACGAGCTGCGGGGGCGCTACTACGACACCAGTCTCGACAATTTCCTGATGACGATGAACATCAGCGTCTATTCGTTCGTCGCGGTGGCGAAGCGCGCGCAGGCGATGATGCCCAATGGCGGGTCGTTGCTGACGCTCAGCTATTACGGCGCGGAAAAAGTGATCCCCCACTACAACGTCATGGGCGTAGCCAAGGCGGCACTCGAGACCAGCGTCAAATATCTCGCCGTCGATCTGGGCCGCGACAACATCCGCGTGAACGCGATCTCGGCGGGACCGATCAAGACGCTCGCCGCGTCGGGGATCGGCGATTTCCGCTATATCCTGAAATGGAACGAGCTGAACGCGCCGCTGAAACGCAACGTCACCATCGAGGATGTCGGCGGCGCCGGGCTGTACCTGTGCAGCGACCTGTCGTCGGGGGTCACCGGCGAGACGCACTATGTCGACGCGGGCTATCAGGTCGTGGGCATGAAGGCGGAGGACGCGCCGGATATGGCGCTTTCGTGA
- a CDS encoding type II toxin-antitoxin system VapC family toxin yields the protein MKLLLDTHALLWALGNNPRLSARARAAIADDANEKIVSAVSAFEITTKYRLGKLSEAAPLIPDFEAALAPFDFTFLSITPAHAARAGGLPFAHGDPFDRLLIAQAQVERVTLVSNEKLFDGFGVERVW from the coding sequence TTGAAGCTGCTGCTCGACACCCACGCATTGCTGTGGGCGCTCGGCAACAACCCCCGCTTGTCGGCCCGCGCACGAGCGGCAATCGCAGACGACGCGAACGAGAAGATCGTCAGCGCCGTGTCCGCCTTTGAAATTACCACCAAATACCGGCTCGGCAAACTGTCCGAGGCCGCACCCCTGATCCCCGATTTCGAAGCCGCGCTCGCGCCGTTCGACTTCACCTTCCTGTCGATCACGCCCGCCCACGCCGCGCGGGCGGGAGGCCTGCCCTTTGCCCACGGCGACCCCTTCGACCGGTTGCTTATCGCGCAGGCGCAAGTCGAAAGGGTGACGCTGGTTTCGAACGAGAAGCTGTTCGACGGGTTCGGGGTGGAGCGGGTGTGGTGA
- the aroC gene encoding chorismate synthase: MSHNSFGHLFRFTTWGESHGPALGAVVDGCPPGLNLSEADLQPFLDKRRPGTSKFTTQRQEADAVRILSGVFEGRTTGTPISLMIENTDQRSKDYSEVAAAYRPGHADYAYDAKYGFRDYRGGGRSSARETAARVAAGGVARLVIPEVSIVAHVVEIGGDRTETFEAAEIDRNPLFCADAAAAARWERLVDDARKAGSSLGAVVECVATGVPAGWGAPLYMKLDAQLASACMSINAVKGVEIGDGFAAARLRGEDNADRMRPGDAAPQFLANHAGGVAGGISTGQPVVVRVAFKPTSSILTPVETITRDGAATDIVTKGRHDPCVGIRGAPVVEAMMALVLADAKLMQRGQTGR; this comes from the coding sequence GTGAGCCACAACAGCTTCGGCCATCTGTTCCGCTTCACGACATGGGGCGAATCGCACGGGCCGGCGCTCGGGGCGGTGGTGGATGGTTGCCCTCCGGGGTTGAACCTGTCCGAAGCCGACCTCCAGCCGTTCCTCGACAAGCGCCGTCCGGGCACCTCGAAATTCACGACGCAGCGACAGGAGGCCGACGCGGTCCGCATCCTGTCGGGCGTGTTCGAGGGGCGGACCACCGGCACGCCGATCAGCCTGATGATCGAGAACACCGACCAGCGCTCGAAGGATTACAGCGAGGTCGCCGCTGCTTACCGCCCCGGCCACGCCGATTACGCCTATGATGCCAAATACGGGTTTCGCGACTATCGCGGCGGCGGGCGGAGCTCGGCGCGCGAAACGGCGGCACGCGTGGCAGCGGGCGGCGTCGCGCGGCTGGTGATCCCCGAGGTCAGTATCGTCGCGCATGTCGTCGAAATCGGCGGCGACCGCACGGAGACGTTCGAAGCGGCCGAGATCGACCGCAATCCGTTATTCTGCGCCGATGCCGCCGCCGCGGCGCGCTGGGAAAGGCTGGTCGATGACGCCCGCAAGGCGGGATCGTCGCTGGGCGCGGTCGTCGAATGCGTCGCGACCGGCGTCCCCGCCGGTTGGGGCGCGCCGCTCTACATGAAACTCGACGCGCAACTCGCCAGTGCCTGCATGAGCATCAACGCGGTCAAGGGCGTCGAGATCGGCGATGGGTTCGCCGCTGCCCGCCTGCGCGGCGAGGACAATGCCGACCGGATGCGCCCCGGTGACGCTGCGCCGCAGTTCCTAGCCAATCACGCGGGCGGCGTTGCGGGCGGGATTTCGACCGGCCAGCCAGTGGTCGTGCGCGTCGCGTTCAAGCCGACGAGCAGCATCCTGACGCCGGTCGAGACGATCACGCGCGACGGTGCCGCGACCGACATCGTGACGAAGGGCCGCCACGACCCCTGCGTTGGGATCAGGGGTGCGCCAGTGGTCGAGGCGATGATGGCGCTGGTGCTCGCCGATGCAAAGCTGATGCAGCGAGGACAGACCGGACGTTGA
- a CDS encoding YihY/virulence factor BrkB family protein, translated as MQEAPSPQSPAERDKHLAQGDRTTIAHRLDHLPVVARAFEVVKRVVVGVFNDGFIHAGNLAYLTLLTLFPFFIVTAALASLFGRSEDTINAVNSVFVTLPASTQEVLRQPIHDVLTERTGALLWIGALIGLWTVGSFIETIRDILRRAYGTRSSAPFWQYRLRAIGLIIAAVVAMMAAFSLQVFLTAAEQFVFRLFPFADNVMGWIQLSRLVPLFVAWGAVYLIMWTLTPGQYRMSRNPKWPGALLVALWWYGALALLPVVIARLSNYDLTYGSLAGVIITLIFFWFVGLGFTVGAHLNAALSEPPEPALQALPKE; from the coding sequence ATGCAGGAAGCGCCCTCGCCCCAGTCGCCCGCCGAGCGCGACAAGCATCTGGCGCAGGGCGACCGTACGACCATCGCGCATCGGCTCGACCATCTGCCGGTGGTCGCGCGTGCTTTCGAAGTCGTCAAACGGGTGGTGGTCGGCGTGTTCAACGATGGGTTCATCCATGCGGGCAACCTCGCCTATCTGACCCTGCTGACCCTGTTCCCGTTCTTCATCGTGACGGCGGCGCTGGCGAGCCTGTTCGGGCGCAGCGAGGACACGATCAATGCGGTGAATTCGGTGTTCGTCACACTGCCCGCCTCGACGCAGGAGGTGCTGCGCCAGCCGATCCACGATGTGCTTACCGAGCGCACCGGCGCATTGCTGTGGATCGGCGCGCTGATCGGGCTGTGGACCGTCGGCAGCTTTATCGAGACGATCCGCGATATTTTGCGAAGGGCCTATGGCACACGGTCGTCGGCGCCGTTCTGGCAATACCGGCTGCGCGCCATCGGCCTGATCATCGCCGCCGTCGTCGCGATGATGGCGGCGTTTTCTTTGCAGGTGTTCCTGACCGCGGCGGAGCAGTTCGTGTTCCGCTTGTTCCCCTTTGCCGATAATGTCATGGGCTGGATCCAGCTCAGTCGCCTCGTCCCGCTGTTCGTCGCCTGGGGCGCGGTCTATCTGATCATGTGGACCCTGACGCCGGGCCAGTACCGCATGTCGCGCAACCCCAAATGGCCGGGCGCGCTGCTGGTCGCGCTGTGGTGGTACGGCGCGCTGGCGCTGCTGCCCGTCGTCATCGCGCGCCTGTCGAACTACGACCTGACCTATGGGTCGCTGGCGGGCGTCATCATTACGCTGATCTTCTTCTGGTTCGTCGGCTTGGGCTTTACCGTCGGCGCGCACCTCAACGCGGCTCTATCGGAACCGCCCGAACCTGCGCTACAGGCGCTGCCCAAGGAGTGA
- a CDS encoding type II toxin-antitoxin system Phd/YefM family antitoxin — translation MTTVSVHEAKTHLSRLIEQVLAGEEVVISRNREPVVRLVREAPAKKRPLLGAFKGQFDIDDAAFAPMTDEELRDWGLA, via the coding sequence ATGACCACCGTCAGCGTCCACGAAGCGAAAACGCATCTGTCGCGCCTGATCGAACAGGTGCTGGCGGGCGAGGAAGTCGTGATCTCGCGCAACCGGGAGCCGGTCGTGCGCCTCGTGCGAGAGGCTCCGGCGAAGAAGCGCCCCCTGCTCGGTGCGTTTAAGGGACAATTCGACATCGACGATGCGGCGTTCGCGCCGATGACTGACGAAGAGCTGCGCGACTGGGGACTGGCTTGA
- a CDS encoding J domain-containing protein, with the protein MADPYSTLGVARGASEADIKKAYRKLAKELHPDRNKDNKAATERFSKVTAAYDLLSDKDKRARFDRGEIDGDGNPAAPFGFGGGGGRGQAGGFPGGGFQSGGADFGDIFEGLFGGRAGARGGSPFGRGAPAKGANVAYRLSVGFEDAAALKPQRITLADGKTIDVKLPNGVETGTQMRLAGKGEPGAGGAGDAIITIEVGSHPFYKREGDNIRLDLPVALSEAVLGGPVKVPTVDGPVMLNVPADSSSGKVLRLRGRGFTGKGGTRGDQLVTLMIELPSDDPALKSWAESASPGNPRAKLGV; encoded by the coding sequence ATGGCTGATCCCTATTCCACTCTCGGTGTCGCGCGCGGGGCGAGCGAGGCCGACATCAAAAAAGCGTACCGCAAGCTCGCCAAGGAGCTGCACCCCGACCGCAATAAGGACAACAAGGCAGCGACCGAGCGGTTTTCGAAAGTGACCGCCGCGTATGATTTGCTGTCCGACAAGGACAAGCGCGCGCGTTTCGACCGGGGCGAGATCGATGGCGACGGCAATCCTGCCGCGCCGTTCGGGTTCGGCGGTGGCGGCGGGCGCGGTCAGGCAGGCGGATTTCCCGGGGGCGGGTTCCAGAGCGGCGGTGCAGACTTCGGCGATATATTCGAAGGGCTGTTCGGCGGGCGTGCTGGTGCGCGTGGTGGCAGCCCGTTCGGGCGCGGGGCTCCGGCCAAGGGCGCAAATGTCGCCTATCGACTGTCGGTCGGGTTCGAGGACGCCGCCGCGCTCAAGCCGCAGCGTATCACCCTCGCCGATGGCAAGACCATCGATGTCAAACTGCCGAACGGGGTCGAGACCGGCACGCAGATGCGTCTGGCGGGGAAGGGCGAGCCGGGCGCGGGCGGCGCGGGCGATGCGATTATTACCATCGAGGTTGGGAGCCACCCCTTCTACAAGCGCGAGGGCGACAACATCCGGCTCGATCTGCCGGTCGCCTTGTCCGAAGCCGTACTCGGCGGGCCGGTCAAAGTGCCGACCGTCGATGGACCGGTCATGCTCAATGTCCCGGCCGACAGCTCGTCGGGCAAGGTGTTGCGCCTGCGCGGGCGCGGGTTCACCGGCAAGGGCGGCACGCGCGGCGACCAGCTCGTCACACTGATGATCGAACTCCCCTCGGACGATCCTGCCCTGAAAAGCTGGGCGGAAAGCGCCAGCCCCGGCAACCCGCGAGCGAAGCTGGGCGTTTAG